A window from Culex pipiens pallens isolate TS chromosome 3, TS_CPP_V2, whole genome shotgun sequence encodes these proteins:
- the LOC120414807 gene encoding 5'-3' exoribonuclease 1 isoform X1 gives MGVPKFFRYMSERYPCLSELVRENQVPDFDNLYLDMNGIIHNCSHPNDSDVFFRITEEQIFSDIFHYLEFLFRMIRPQKLFFIAVDGVAPRAKMNQQRGRRFRSAREAQEQVEQAEKKGDVLPLEARFDSNCITPGTSFMVRLQRALEHFIKVKVSTNPLWKHCKVVLSGHETPGEGEHKIMEYIRHAKASPGFDSNTRHCLYGLDADLIMLGLCTHERHFSLLREEVKFGKNDKKSSIVEETRFYLLHLTLLREYLELEFAPVRDKLKFEFNPYKLIDDWVLMGYMVGNDFIPHLPNLHINENALPTLFQAYMDVLPGLDGYINEGGILNLERLEVLMERLARFDRDIFLENYTDLQYFKAKRGANDTEAFDVTLEEIKADMDMDLSALIKASEDMFLDDDEDGGGGERYSAEDIENDPELFEKEFAAYKRNYYMTKMGYGEFNEETRAEQAECYIRALQWTLLYYYRGVSSWAWYYPHHYAPFISDVQNFKNFKLNFEMGKPFLPFQQLLSVLPAASKDHLPTAYHKLMTDPESCVIDYYPENFGTDLNGKQQAWEAVVLIPFIDEKRLLKAMEPCDAFLTDEEKQRNVHGPMMLFQYDEQGSAFLGANYGLDDVAELKVKEIPIYRDDLYVPENKLVLGPSKGAILDGYIKGFPTMKHLKYHGILKEIRVKVFNFPSRNASMVVAIDKEGDDKSTAQLAQELLGSIVYVSWPHLTEAKVVKVADAKTVYEKDREERPNNEKFFGTCVKAIVEHHCNRLAIDLGEIRQLVHVKTCVGSEYVLKDDRYVLNKLWNQGETMYPVQAIVTDLREALRTLKPYQEVQEMFPENCVVFLRATQWYGSMGHVVDVTAGHKRIKTRFEIYEEPNLDTVLKIDDEARSHYLTTYDAASSIGISANLLSRLSSTIYMVTGGRRSLNVDEKGKMNIGLQLRLVSQDIETVGYTRKMAKNWMYSDKAIELVKAYYDKVPQVFEKLESFGNRDVLFEDEIFGEKREEGSGLKELVAWIKAQDHAKAEKRSCGTKILEPAAVEELVKITAESVRQLPTMQTMFVHPKDLYKPGMKQARSIDYMANYELLDRVIIARETEVVPLGYRGTIIGIHLAKDPNPVRQESVSKEDKYFDILFDKQFPNGTHIFGIEQTRNRVVRVAEGAILNISFGVADFEYKQVDPAQPIMLPAEEFCPGGLASKQPSTARSVETVRVKPSKPTAKSESIKKRLNERIEKNPNPMKAFVMANRKPLEENGANSQAGCDFEKVWNKLREPNQTTTTTLDERDIKSFLANAAPAAQESAPVPTNPPAPSSDPTDMLKKMLKISADQEPAVQTPPQLNIPMPKNLPKPPSSWRSDHKSAKDTVKQQHPADKPQQKQNHQMPMPPQPFAQFQPYQLAHQQNRYQPPPGQFLPNQYQPMPRYQPQMPMPPHKNNNHSAYQQFNQHHQQLQQQLYRPQYYPGNGPNNNNNNNNQHHPRQRGPNGPQNLSFNRNTPAGTGAFVPLQAIIKSKTRPNGGGNKSNKAGSSNANSTGFAQKNAELRQKVEQKQQENKQDFASFLGGAGKSVEAAAAAVVTTGDEKCDKPERKKDDGGDGMQKQASTSPKPPKVRQMRIAANFSQAD, from the exons ATGGGAGTCCCCAAGTTTTTTCGCTATATGAGCGAACGGTATCCGTGCTTGAGCGAGCTGGTTCGAGAGAATCAG GTGCCGGACTTTGACAATTTGTATCTGGACATGAACGGAATTATTCACAACTGTTCGCATCCGAACGATTCGGACGTGTTCTTCCGGATCACGGAGGAGCAGATTTTTAGTGACATCTTTCACTATTTGGAGTTTCTGTTCCGGATGATCCGTCCGCAGAAGTTGTTCTTTATCGCGGTTGACGGGGTAGCACCGCGGGCCAAGATGAACCAGCAGCGGGGAAGGCGGTTCCGGTCGGCTCGGGAAGCGCAGGAGCAGGTTGAGCAGGCGGAGAAGAAGGGCGATGTGCTGCCGCTGGAGGCCCGGTTCGACAGTAACTGTATCACGCCAGGGACGAGCTTTATGGTGCGGTTGCAGCGCGCCTTGGAGCACTTTATCAAGGTAAAGGTCAGCACGAATCCGCTGTGGAAGCACTGCAAGGTGGTGTTGAGTGGCCACGAGACGCCAGGGGAGGGCGAGCACAAAATCATGGAGTACATTCGGCACGCGAAAGCATCGCCCGGGTTTGATTCGAACACGCGCCACTGTTTGTACGGGCTGGATGCGGATTTGATCATGCTGGGCCTGTGCACCCACGAGCGGCACTTTTCGCTGCTTCGGGAGGAGGTCAAATTCGGCAAGAACGACAAGAAGTCGTCGATCGTGGAGGAGACGCGCTTCTATCTGTTGCATCTGACGCTGCTCCGCGAGTATCTGGAGCTGGAGTTTGCCCCCGTGCGAGACAAACTAAAGTTCGAGTTCAACCCTTACAAGCTGATCGACGACTGGGTCTTGATGGGTTACATGGTTGGCAACGATTTCATTCCTCATTTGCCCAACCTTCACATCAACGAGAACGCGCTGCCGACGCTGTTCCAAGCGTACATGGACGTTCTGCCCGGGCTGGACGGGTACATCAACGAGGGAGGCATCCTGAACCTGGAGCGGTTGGAAGTGCTGATGGAGCGGTTGGCCCGGTTCGATCGGGACATCTTTCTGGAGAACTACACCGACCTGCAGTACTTTAAGGCAAAGCGGGGCGCCAATGAT ACGGAGGCCTTCGACGTGACACTCGAGGAAATCAAGGCCGACATGGACATGGACCTGTCGGCGCTGATCAAGGCATCGGAGGACATGTTCCTAGATGACGATGAggatggcggcggcggcgaacGCTACTCGGCCGAGGACATCGAGAACGATCCGGAGCTGTTCGAGAAGGAATTTGCCGCGTACAAGCGCAACTACTACATGACCAAGATGGGCTACGGCGAATTTAACGA GGAGACCCGCGCCGAGCAGGCGGAATGCTACATTCGCGCTCTCCAGTGGACCCTCCTCTACTACTACCGGGGAGTGTCCTCCTGGGCCTGGTACTACCCGCATCACTACGCGCCCTTCATCAGCGACgtccaaaacttcaaaaacttcaagctGAACTTTGAAATGGGCAAACCGTTCCTCCCGTTCCAGCAGCTGCTGAGTGTGCTGCCGGCGGCCAGTAAAGACCACCTCCCGACTGCGTACCACAAGCTGATGACCGACCCCGAAAGCTGCGTGATCGATTACTACCCGGAGAACTTCGGTACGGATCTGAACGGCAAGCAGCAGGCCTGGGAGGCGGTCGTATTGATCCCCTTTATCGACGAGAAGCGTCTGCTGAAGGCGATGGAGCCGTGCGACGCGTTCCTGACCGACGAGGAAAAGCAGCGGAACGTGCACGGTCCGATGATGCTGTTCCAGTACGATGAGCAGGGCAGTGCGTTCCTGGGTGCGAATTACGGGTTGGACGACGTGGCGGAGCTCAAAGTGAAGGAGATTCCAATCTACCGCGATGAC TTGTACGTGCCGGAGAATAAGCTCGTGCTCGGTCCGTCGAAGGGGGCCATTCTGGACGGATACATCAAGGGATTCCCAACGATGAAGCACCTCAAGTATCAC GGCATCCTGAAGGAGATCCGCGTCAAGGTGTTCAACTTTCCGAGCCGCAACGCCAGCATGGTGGTGGCCATCGACAAGGAGGGGGATGACAAATCAACCGCCCAGTTAGCCCAGGAACTGCTCGGCAGCATCGTGTACGTGAGCTGGCCGCACCTGACGGAGGCCAAGGTGGTGAAGGTGGCGGACGCCAAGACGGTCTACGAGAAGGATCGCGAGGAGCGGCCGAACAACGAAAAGTTTTTCGGCACGTGCGTGAAGGCGATCGTGGAGCA tCATTGCAATCGGTTGGCGATTGATTTGGGCGAGATTAGGCAGCTGGTGCACGTGAAGACGTGCGTGGGCAGCGAGTACGTGCTGAAGGACGATCGGTACGTGCTGAACAAGCTGTGGAACCAGGGTGAGACGATGTATCCGGTGCAGGCGATCGTGACGGATTTGAGGGAGGCGTTGAGGACGCTGAAGCCTTACCAGGAGGTGCAGGAAATGTTTCCGGAGAACTGCGTGGTGTTTTTGCGGGCTACGCAGTGGTATGGTAGTATGGGTCACGTCGTGGATGTGACGGCCGGTCACAAGCGCATCAAGACGAGGTTTGAGATTTACGAGGAGCCGAATTTGGACACGGTGCTGAAGATTGACGATGAGGCGCGGAGTCACTACTTAACAACGTACGACGCGGCCTCGTCGATTGGGATTTCGGCGAATTTGCTGAGTCGGCTGTCGTCGACGATCTACATGGTGACGGGTGGGCGGAGGTCGCTGAACGTGGACGAGAAGGGCAAGATGAACATTGGGCTGCAGTTGAGGCTGGTGTCGCAGGACATTGAAACGGTTGGCTATACGAGAAAGATGGCGAAGAATTGGATGTACTCGGACAAGGCGATCGAGCTGGTTAAGGCGTATTATGACAAGGTTCCGCAAGTGTTCGAGAAGCTCGAGTCGTTTGGAAATCGCGATGTGCTGTTTGAGGATGAAATATTCGGCGAGAAGAGGGAGGAAGGTTCCGGGTTGAAGGAGCTGGTGGCGTGGATAAAGGCTCAGGATCACGCCAAGGCGGAGAAGCGATCGTGTGGGACGAAGATTTTGGAACCGGCAGCGGTGGAGGAGTTGGTCAAAATTACGGCTGAATCGGTGCGCCAACTGCCAACGATGCAGACCATGTTCGTTCATCCGAAGGACCTGTACAAGCCTGGAATGAAGCAGGCAAGAAGCATCGACTACATGGCCAATTACGAGCTGCTGGATCGGGTGATCATTGCGCGTGAAACCGAAGTGGTTCCGCTCGGTTATCGAGGCACCATCATCGGCATCCACTTGGCCAAGGATCCAAATCCCGTTCGGCAGGAGAGCGTCTCCAAAGAGGACAAATATTTTGACATTCTGTTTGACAAACAGTTCCCCAACGGAACGCACATCTTCGGCATCGAGCAAACGCGCAATCGGGTCGTACGAGTGGCCGAGGGCGCCATCCTGAACATATCTTTCGGCGTTGCCGACTTTGAGTACAAACAGGTCGATCCGGCGCAACCGATCATGCTTCCGGCGGAGGAATTCTGCCCCGGAGGATTGGCCAGCAAGCAACCCTCGACCGCACGCTCCGTCGAGACGGTTCGCGTGAAACCTTCCAAACCAACTGCAAAATCCGAATCCATCAAAAAGCGTCTGAACGAGCGCATCGAAAAGAACCCCAACCCGATGAAGGCGTTCGTGATGGCCAACCGGAAGCCACTGGAGGAGAACGGTGCAAACTCCCAGGCCGGGTGTGACTTTGAGAAGGTGTGGAACAAGCTGCGCGAGCCAAaccagacgacgacgaccacgcTGGACGAGCGGGACATCAAGAGCTTCCTCGCGAATGCGGCTCCTGCCGCGCAGGAATCGGCGCCAGTCCCAACCAACCCGCCGGCACCTTCCAGCGACCCAACAGACATGCTGaagaaaatgctcaaaattagtGCTGACCAGGAGCCAGCCGTCCAAACGCCGCCTCAGCTCAACATTCCCATGCCAAAGAACCTGCCAAAACCGCCGTCCTCCTGGCGCTCCGACCACAAATCGGCCAAGGACACCGTAAAGCAACAACACCCCGCGGACAAACCCCAGCAAAAGCAAAATCACCAAATGCCGATGCCGCCCCAACCGTTCGCCCAGTTCCAACCGTACCAGCTGGCCCACCAGCAGAACCGATACCAGCCACCCCCCGGCCAATTCCTCCCAAACCAGTACCAACCAATGCCCCGCTACCAGCCGCAAATGCCAATGCCGCCccacaaaaacaacaaccacTCGGCGTACCAACAGTTCAACCAACATCACCAGCAGCTCCAGCAGCAACTCTACCGGCCCCAATACTACCCCGGAAACGgcccaaacaacaacaacaacaacaacaaccagcaTCACCCGAGGCAGCGTGGCCCAAACGGCCCGCAAAATCTCAGCTTCAACCGGAACACCCCCGCCGGCACCGGAGCCTTCGTCCCCCTGCAGGCGATCATCAAGTCCAAAACGAGACCCAACGGAGGAGGAAACAAAAGCAACAAAGCGGGAAGCAGCAACGCCAACTCGACGGGCTTCGCCCAGAAAAACGCCGAACTGCGGCAAAAGGTCGAGCAGAAGCAGCAGGAGAACAAGCAGGACTTTGCGTCCTTCCTGGGGGGTGCTGGGAAATCCGTGGAAGCAGCGGCGGCGGCAGTCGTTACGACCGGGGACGAAAAGTGTGATAAGCCGGAGCGGAAAAAGGACGACGGGGGTGATGGTATGCAAAAG caGGCCAGCACCAGTCCCAAGCCGCCGAAGGTGCGCCAGATGAGAATAGCGGCCAACTTTTCACAAGCTGactaa
- the LOC120414807 gene encoding 5'-3' exoribonuclease 1 isoform X2 encodes MGVPKFFRYMSERYPCLSELVRENQVPDFDNLYLDMNGIIHNCSHPNDSDVFFRITEEQIFSDIFHYLEFLFRMIRPQKLFFIAVDGVAPRAKMNQQRGRRFRSAREAQEQVEQAEKKGDVLPLEARFDSNCITPGTSFMVRLQRALEHFIKVKVSTNPLWKHCKVVLSGHETPGEGEHKIMEYIRHAKASPGFDSNTRHCLYGLDADLIMLGLCTHERHFSLLREEVKFGKNDKKSSIVEETRFYLLHLTLLREYLELEFAPVRDKLKFEFNPYKLIDDWVLMGYMVGNDFIPHLPNLHINENALPTLFQAYMDVLPGLDGYINEGGILNLERLEVLMERLARFDRDIFLENYTDLQYFKAKRGANDTEAFDVTLEEIKADMDMDLSALIKASEDMFLDDDEDGGGGERYSAEDIENDPELFEKEFAAYKRNYYMTKMGYGEFNEETRAEQAECYIRALQWTLLYYYRGVSSWAWYYPHHYAPFISDVQNFKNFKLNFEMGKPFLPFQQLLSVLPAASKDHLPTAYHKLMTDPESCVIDYYPENFGTDLNGKQQAWEAVVLIPFIDEKRLLKAMEPCDAFLTDEEKQRNVHGPMMLFQYDEQGSAFLGANYGLDDVAELKVKEIPIYRDDLYVPENKLVLGPSKGAILDGYIKGFPTMKHLKYHGILKEIRVKVFNFPSRNASMVVAIDKEGDDKSTAQLAQELLGSIVYVSWPHLTEAKVVKVADAKTVYEKDREERPNNEKFFGTCVKAIVEHHCNRLAIDLGEIRQLVHVKTCVGSEYVLKDDRYVLNKLWNQGETMYPVQAIVTDLREALRTLKPYQEVQEMFPENCVVFLRATQWYGSMGHVVDVTAGHKRIKTRFEIYEEPNLDTVLKIDDEARSHYLTTYDAASSIGISANLLSRLSSTIYMVTGGRRSLNVDEKGKMNIGLQLRLVSQDIETVGYTRKMAKNWMYSDKAIELVKAYYDKVPQVFEKLESFGNRDVLFEDEIFGEKREEGSGLKELVAWIKAQDHAKAEKRSCGTKILEPAAVEELVKITAESVRQLPTMQTMFVHPKDLYKPGMKQARSIDYMANYELLDRVIIARETEVVPLGYRGTIIGIHLAKDPNPVRQESVSKEDKYFDILFDKQFPNGTHIFGIEQTRNRVVRVAEGAILNISFGVADFEYKQVDPAQPIMLPAEEFCPGGLASKQPSTARSVETVRVKPSKPTAKSESIKKRLNERIEKNPNPMKAFVMANRKPLEENGANSQAGCDFEKVWNKLREPNQTTTTTLDERDIKSFLANAAPAAQESAPVPTNPPAPSSDPTDMLKKMLKISADQEPAVQTPPQLNIPMPKNLPKPPSSWRSDHKSAKDTVKQQHPADKPQQKQNHQMPMPPQPFAQFQPYQLAHQQNRYQPPPGQFLPNQYQPMPRYQPQMPMPPHKNNNHSAYQQFNQHHQQLQQQLYRPQYYPGNGPNNNNNNNNQHHPRQRGPNGPQNLSFNRNTPAGTGAFVPLQAIIKSKTRPNGGGNKSNKAGSSNANSTGFAQKNAELRQKVEQKQQENKQDFASFLGGAGKSVEAAAAAVVTTGDEKCDKPERKKDDGGDGMQKASTSPKPPKVRQMRIAANFSQAD; translated from the exons ATGGGAGTCCCCAAGTTTTTTCGCTATATGAGCGAACGGTATCCGTGCTTGAGCGAGCTGGTTCGAGAGAATCAG GTGCCGGACTTTGACAATTTGTATCTGGACATGAACGGAATTATTCACAACTGTTCGCATCCGAACGATTCGGACGTGTTCTTCCGGATCACGGAGGAGCAGATTTTTAGTGACATCTTTCACTATTTGGAGTTTCTGTTCCGGATGATCCGTCCGCAGAAGTTGTTCTTTATCGCGGTTGACGGGGTAGCACCGCGGGCCAAGATGAACCAGCAGCGGGGAAGGCGGTTCCGGTCGGCTCGGGAAGCGCAGGAGCAGGTTGAGCAGGCGGAGAAGAAGGGCGATGTGCTGCCGCTGGAGGCCCGGTTCGACAGTAACTGTATCACGCCAGGGACGAGCTTTATGGTGCGGTTGCAGCGCGCCTTGGAGCACTTTATCAAGGTAAAGGTCAGCACGAATCCGCTGTGGAAGCACTGCAAGGTGGTGTTGAGTGGCCACGAGACGCCAGGGGAGGGCGAGCACAAAATCATGGAGTACATTCGGCACGCGAAAGCATCGCCCGGGTTTGATTCGAACACGCGCCACTGTTTGTACGGGCTGGATGCGGATTTGATCATGCTGGGCCTGTGCACCCACGAGCGGCACTTTTCGCTGCTTCGGGAGGAGGTCAAATTCGGCAAGAACGACAAGAAGTCGTCGATCGTGGAGGAGACGCGCTTCTATCTGTTGCATCTGACGCTGCTCCGCGAGTATCTGGAGCTGGAGTTTGCCCCCGTGCGAGACAAACTAAAGTTCGAGTTCAACCCTTACAAGCTGATCGACGACTGGGTCTTGATGGGTTACATGGTTGGCAACGATTTCATTCCTCATTTGCCCAACCTTCACATCAACGAGAACGCGCTGCCGACGCTGTTCCAAGCGTACATGGACGTTCTGCCCGGGCTGGACGGGTACATCAACGAGGGAGGCATCCTGAACCTGGAGCGGTTGGAAGTGCTGATGGAGCGGTTGGCCCGGTTCGATCGGGACATCTTTCTGGAGAACTACACCGACCTGCAGTACTTTAAGGCAAAGCGGGGCGCCAATGAT ACGGAGGCCTTCGACGTGACACTCGAGGAAATCAAGGCCGACATGGACATGGACCTGTCGGCGCTGATCAAGGCATCGGAGGACATGTTCCTAGATGACGATGAggatggcggcggcggcgaacGCTACTCGGCCGAGGACATCGAGAACGATCCGGAGCTGTTCGAGAAGGAATTTGCCGCGTACAAGCGCAACTACTACATGACCAAGATGGGCTACGGCGAATTTAACGA GGAGACCCGCGCCGAGCAGGCGGAATGCTACATTCGCGCTCTCCAGTGGACCCTCCTCTACTACTACCGGGGAGTGTCCTCCTGGGCCTGGTACTACCCGCATCACTACGCGCCCTTCATCAGCGACgtccaaaacttcaaaaacttcaagctGAACTTTGAAATGGGCAAACCGTTCCTCCCGTTCCAGCAGCTGCTGAGTGTGCTGCCGGCGGCCAGTAAAGACCACCTCCCGACTGCGTACCACAAGCTGATGACCGACCCCGAAAGCTGCGTGATCGATTACTACCCGGAGAACTTCGGTACGGATCTGAACGGCAAGCAGCAGGCCTGGGAGGCGGTCGTATTGATCCCCTTTATCGACGAGAAGCGTCTGCTGAAGGCGATGGAGCCGTGCGACGCGTTCCTGACCGACGAGGAAAAGCAGCGGAACGTGCACGGTCCGATGATGCTGTTCCAGTACGATGAGCAGGGCAGTGCGTTCCTGGGTGCGAATTACGGGTTGGACGACGTGGCGGAGCTCAAAGTGAAGGAGATTCCAATCTACCGCGATGAC TTGTACGTGCCGGAGAATAAGCTCGTGCTCGGTCCGTCGAAGGGGGCCATTCTGGACGGATACATCAAGGGATTCCCAACGATGAAGCACCTCAAGTATCAC GGCATCCTGAAGGAGATCCGCGTCAAGGTGTTCAACTTTCCGAGCCGCAACGCCAGCATGGTGGTGGCCATCGACAAGGAGGGGGATGACAAATCAACCGCCCAGTTAGCCCAGGAACTGCTCGGCAGCATCGTGTACGTGAGCTGGCCGCACCTGACGGAGGCCAAGGTGGTGAAGGTGGCGGACGCCAAGACGGTCTACGAGAAGGATCGCGAGGAGCGGCCGAACAACGAAAAGTTTTTCGGCACGTGCGTGAAGGCGATCGTGGAGCA tCATTGCAATCGGTTGGCGATTGATTTGGGCGAGATTAGGCAGCTGGTGCACGTGAAGACGTGCGTGGGCAGCGAGTACGTGCTGAAGGACGATCGGTACGTGCTGAACAAGCTGTGGAACCAGGGTGAGACGATGTATCCGGTGCAGGCGATCGTGACGGATTTGAGGGAGGCGTTGAGGACGCTGAAGCCTTACCAGGAGGTGCAGGAAATGTTTCCGGAGAACTGCGTGGTGTTTTTGCGGGCTACGCAGTGGTATGGTAGTATGGGTCACGTCGTGGATGTGACGGCCGGTCACAAGCGCATCAAGACGAGGTTTGAGATTTACGAGGAGCCGAATTTGGACACGGTGCTGAAGATTGACGATGAGGCGCGGAGTCACTACTTAACAACGTACGACGCGGCCTCGTCGATTGGGATTTCGGCGAATTTGCTGAGTCGGCTGTCGTCGACGATCTACATGGTGACGGGTGGGCGGAGGTCGCTGAACGTGGACGAGAAGGGCAAGATGAACATTGGGCTGCAGTTGAGGCTGGTGTCGCAGGACATTGAAACGGTTGGCTATACGAGAAAGATGGCGAAGAATTGGATGTACTCGGACAAGGCGATCGAGCTGGTTAAGGCGTATTATGACAAGGTTCCGCAAGTGTTCGAGAAGCTCGAGTCGTTTGGAAATCGCGATGTGCTGTTTGAGGATGAAATATTCGGCGAGAAGAGGGAGGAAGGTTCCGGGTTGAAGGAGCTGGTGGCGTGGATAAAGGCTCAGGATCACGCCAAGGCGGAGAAGCGATCGTGTGGGACGAAGATTTTGGAACCGGCAGCGGTGGAGGAGTTGGTCAAAATTACGGCTGAATCGGTGCGCCAACTGCCAACGATGCAGACCATGTTCGTTCATCCGAAGGACCTGTACAAGCCTGGAATGAAGCAGGCAAGAAGCATCGACTACATGGCCAATTACGAGCTGCTGGATCGGGTGATCATTGCGCGTGAAACCGAAGTGGTTCCGCTCGGTTATCGAGGCACCATCATCGGCATCCACTTGGCCAAGGATCCAAATCCCGTTCGGCAGGAGAGCGTCTCCAAAGAGGACAAATATTTTGACATTCTGTTTGACAAACAGTTCCCCAACGGAACGCACATCTTCGGCATCGAGCAAACGCGCAATCGGGTCGTACGAGTGGCCGAGGGCGCCATCCTGAACATATCTTTCGGCGTTGCCGACTTTGAGTACAAACAGGTCGATCCGGCGCAACCGATCATGCTTCCGGCGGAGGAATTCTGCCCCGGAGGATTGGCCAGCAAGCAACCCTCGACCGCACGCTCCGTCGAGACGGTTCGCGTGAAACCTTCCAAACCAACTGCAAAATCCGAATCCATCAAAAAGCGTCTGAACGAGCGCATCGAAAAGAACCCCAACCCGATGAAGGCGTTCGTGATGGCCAACCGGAAGCCACTGGAGGAGAACGGTGCAAACTCCCAGGCCGGGTGTGACTTTGAGAAGGTGTGGAACAAGCTGCGCGAGCCAAaccagacgacgacgaccacgcTGGACGAGCGGGACATCAAGAGCTTCCTCGCGAATGCGGCTCCTGCCGCGCAGGAATCGGCGCCAGTCCCAACCAACCCGCCGGCACCTTCCAGCGACCCAACAGACATGCTGaagaaaatgctcaaaattagtGCTGACCAGGAGCCAGCCGTCCAAACGCCGCCTCAGCTCAACATTCCCATGCCAAAGAACCTGCCAAAACCGCCGTCCTCCTGGCGCTCCGACCACAAATCGGCCAAGGACACCGTAAAGCAACAACACCCCGCGGACAAACCCCAGCAAAAGCAAAATCACCAAATGCCGATGCCGCCCCAACCGTTCGCCCAGTTCCAACCGTACCAGCTGGCCCACCAGCAGAACCGATACCAGCCACCCCCCGGCCAATTCCTCCCAAACCAGTACCAACCAATGCCCCGCTACCAGCCGCAAATGCCAATGCCGCCccacaaaaacaacaaccacTCGGCGTACCAACAGTTCAACCAACATCACCAGCAGCTCCAGCAGCAACTCTACCGGCCCCAATACTACCCCGGAAACGgcccaaacaacaacaacaacaacaacaaccagcaTCACCCGAGGCAGCGTGGCCCAAACGGCCCGCAAAATCTCAGCTTCAACCGGAACACCCCCGCCGGCACCGGAGCCTTCGTCCCCCTGCAGGCGATCATCAAGTCCAAAACGAGACCCAACGGAGGAGGAAACAAAAGCAACAAAGCGGGAAGCAGCAACGCCAACTCGACGGGCTTCGCCCAGAAAAACGCCGAACTGCGGCAAAAGGTCGAGCAGAAGCAGCAGGAGAACAAGCAGGACTTTGCGTCCTTCCTGGGGGGTGCTGGGAAATCCGTGGAAGCAGCGGCGGCGGCAGTCGTTACGACCGGGGACGAAAAGTGTGATAAGCCGGAGCGGAAAAAGGACGACGGGGGTGATGGTATGCAAAAG GCCAGCACCAGTCCCAAGCCGCCGAAGGTGCGCCAGATGAGAATAGCGGCCAACTTTTCACAAGCTGactaa
- the LOC128093393 gene encoding uncharacterized protein LOC128093393, with protein sequence MDKEVAKEFSPVKLKIKRALSKDDELSDAELDQSSSNAKTPKTTTKKGGRGKNRTRTESEVEASLLQERQGAGTGHTRTCLAGTASEPGRLVVVRPKVLRKQGHKGDNKYMVLFEDGASKALSKDVIVIGCDTYEAGFVVEVKRNETTIEVSYVVRIGEGTVEVTASDLYLNEEQVKFINRACKAAEGGADDPMQSPSANGK encoded by the exons ATGGACAAGGAAGTGGCAAAAGAGTTTTCACCGGTCAAACT TAAGATCAAGCGGGCGCTCAGCAAGGACGATGAACTATCGGACGCGGAACTGGACCAAAGCAGTTCCAACGCGAAGACGCCCAAAACAACCACCAAAAAGGGTGGTCGAGGAAAGAACCGAACCCGCACCGAGTCCGAAGTCGAAGCAAGCCTCCTCCAAGAGCGCCAAGGAGCAGGAACCGGACACACCCGTACCTGCCTAGCCGGAACCGCCAGTGAACCAGGACGATTGGTTGTGGTCCGACCGAAAGTACTACGTAAACAAGGTCACAAGGGAGACAACAAGTACATGGTGCTGTTCGAGGACGGTGCCTCGAAGGCCCTCTCCAAGGATGTCATCGTGATCGGATGCGACACATACGAGGCCGGTTTCGTCGTCGAGGTCAAGCGGAACGAAACCACCATCGAAGTTTCGTACGTGGTCCGGATCGGCGAGGGCACTGTCGAGGTGACCGCCTCCGACCTATATCTAAACGAGGAGCAGGTCAAGTTCATCAACCGGGCATGCAAGGCCGCCGAAGGGGGCGCGGACGATCCGATGCAGTCGCCGTCGGCCAACGGCAAGTGA